A segment of the Necator americanus strain Aroian chromosome IV, whole genome shotgun sequence genome:
ATAGCACAAATCTGTgttggcacggatttcaggggaagtatccgtatacgggtcgtaggttatggagaccggggtggttccacccatttctccctgaatcactgcaagcagccggctcctgaatgctgttttgtataACGCCTTCTATTGCAATGCTCCACTCTTGCATGCGTAGCGTCTCCTATCGGGGcactccgaattgattttcgactaATCGCAGGGCGAAGGCGGTGcgaagggtggagcgttggaatggatggcgtcgtacaaacaGCATTCtagaggcggctgtttgcagtgatggagggagagatgagcgggaaGAACtgcccccgtctccataatctacgaccccgcatacggatacttcacctgaaatccgcagatccgtggtatgctgcgCTTAAGTATCGATCATTAAGTATTTGGGTTCAaccctaatttttttccctaacaAAATTATGTTCACAGAATGAATATTAAGATTAATATTATTCAAATTCGTTTGCATTTAATTCCATGCCTGTTAAATGTTAGTAAGAAAAGGTCGTGATCCAAAACTGTTCGCCATCAGAAAGGTCGGTTCCTGCTGAGTGCTTCCAGTGACTCCAGCCTCTCTTCGTCTTTACTTTCATCAACTTCTCTGGGATAGTATtaaatctatctatctatttatctCTGAGACAGTAGCCAAAAAGTAAAGCCCTCGGAAAAAACATCTTCAGAGTATTTGGAACTTTATAGCTCTGGTCCTAGTAGGAATTTCTACGAGCATGTTTTAAATTGGTTTTTCTAACCCACTCCTAGCTATTGTTTTGATATTTGCCTACTAAGTGAATACGATTAAGCTAAAGTTGCTGTTCAAAGAGTGCCAATATATAGTGCATAGTACTAATTGTTCAAGACATATAGCTCTTATATTGCTGCCATTCCACGGGTAGTGGAACCACAGTTCAAGACCAAATTTGCTCACCATATAACTTTTGAACTCCGGACCGAATTTCTTCCGAAACGCTTTGATTTGGCTAAGAAAGACGCTCTCAAagaatttctttccaaacaCAACGTCTAAGATGTTCTTGAATCTGTCCACGAAGTTCATGCGATCCCCTGCTGTAGCCATCGCCCCTGAAGTAGCGAAGAAAAGTAGAATTCTCCTACACCGTTGCGAAATGTTGATGAGCAAATCGCTCAAAAATAAGGGAAGCCcttgaaatgaaaagatttaACTAACCAGGTACGTAACTAGGGGCTATTGGCTCTCCAATAGCCTCGGCTATGACATCCATATGTACTCCAGAAAACGTCGCTATTGTAGCAGGGATTTTCGCAAGTTCAAAGACGCCTGTAAgagattttcttttggtcTTTTTAATGTCAACGAACGTCTGAAGGACCTACCAAAACCGCAGAATTCAAATGTTTCTGCAATGCCAACATCGAAGTTTTCATTCTCTAGTTGTTTTAGTAACACCTCGTCGTTGTATATTTCTATAAGACAAAGGAGGACtaaatgatgagaaaaaatggagGATTCGATCGctttcctcttcctcctcttcttctcaATGTAAACAGAGAACTTACTTCTACATTGATATGTGAATGACTTTGTCATATTGTCTGCCATCTGGAAGGGAATGCGgttaaaaatcaagaaatgatGAACAAATCTCTCCCGTTTTTTCACCTGCATTAGTCCGAAAAGACTAGGTTCCATAGACCACATCTTGCCCAACATTTCTCCTTTATATCGCATCAATTCGATCACTTCTGGATCAGTTGGGACCTTGATGATATTCTTGGAAAGTTTTACCCCAGTTTTGTCCTGCTGCTCATAATCCATAATTGGCATCAGGAGTGTCTTAAAGAGTTTTGCGTTCTTTagaagttaattaattaaataattgattaattaatccGTACACGCTAATGGtgcactaaaaaaagaaaaaaaaattagttcaaGTCAGAACGTATACTTGTACTTGGTACCTAGGTTAATGATAGTTTCCAGGATCTGATTATCCATACAATATAACGCTATAACGATTAGcgctaaaagtccaaaaatgaatagaaaggaaaaatgcatagccgtgaccaacgagctggcttcgtatcaagacctttgcgggttttgatctatggAGTCAGATGCGGGTCgcggagcgattttatcacgcggaggCCCGCTAATATCAtggcaacgcggctacctagGTAAGCAGAACGATTTGcactcttttggtttcgatttcagatgtagcatcttagggaatgatgacttgttctggatgaggcatttgagaggatatatcacaaatggtctgactttccaggctctgacgaagacgacgacgccgaaatgttagccgtaataaagtttgttgataatcttggctgttgctaaattgactatcgacaagttgcatcCATACAATGTTTATTCTTGCTTTGTTCTGTGAAAATTCAGAGAAACATCTACATTCTGACAACTCACCACATTATGCCCCGCTTCTGTCAGTGTATCCGCTATGGCGCCCATGAAATTCGTGTGGGAATAGCCAAAGATTGGCGAATATACGAGGAATTTGTAAGCATTACAAGTTAAGAGTGAAATTAGCAGCAATCCACAATAACGATTCATACCTGGAATAGCACAAATTTGCCTATGagatttcaataatttcaaataagtgaaattttttagaattaattatatattaaCAATTGACGACAAGGATTACGAATAGCAATCAGCATGAAGATGTGTGTGGTTTGCAGCTTTAGAAGTACTAAAATAAAAAGCTTTAAAATACGAAGATAAATTAACGAAGAGTactaaaataagaacaaataaatgaaatacaaaaataaaatttcaaaaactaatttggaatttgaaaaaaaggcatTATCAGATATGTATTTCTCAGTAATTAGTTCTACACTTTTATTATGTATCGGCGACCATTTcgttcctttctattcatcttCGCCATAAATAGTTTTTTCGTAGCCATTTCTCGCATCcatttaaaatttctactttCGATGATCATTTTGATTCAAAACTACATCATTACAACTTTATACAATGGTATATATAGCTTAATAGAGTGTAAAAACTATTTATAAgtgagaaatttctaaaataccATAAATTCGGAATAAAATCAACGGGAGttgaaatgatgatgatgatgatgaagaagaaaaggaagagggaagaagaagatgaggaaggaagaaagaagaaggaagaaggaaaaaaagaagaagaagaggaaggaagaagaagaaaaagaagaggaaggaagaagaagaaggaagaagagaagaagaagaggaatgaGAACGAACTAAGAACATTTCCACAAAGACCGTTAGGAAATCGAAGAGAGCACATGAATGATTACTCCAGAAATGGATAAGCGGCAACTTGAATCCATGAGCGGATACAAGTTTGCACAGAGATGCCCGCAGAGCTGTTATATCTAATCATTTGGCTATCTTAGTTCAACATCAAAGTACTGTACGCGAAGCAATGCGTCCGAATTCAATGTAGGAGATTGGAGagattttatttacattctttcttttagatttcctttggtttatattttattttaataacattctattttatttacattttattttatttatcctggtaaaaacaacaacaacaaacaaacaaacaacaaacaacaatagaaaaatGGGGACTTTTTTTGGAGTCATAAAAATAACTTCTACATGCCCCACTAATATATGGAAACACACCCTTTAGTGTTCTAAAAATATCTgagagctcaaaaaaaaacaagtttgtAGAATAGCCGTAATAGATCAAGATTTCAAACGTGTTCTAGAAGTAAGTTTGAAAATACTTCTACAGGAGTACCTTTTTACTTGTACGGGGCCCAAAAATTTTACAACTCGCTGAAATCGCGGCATGTACCCTAGTAGTTGTGGTCTTTAAATGTAATACATTCCAAATTCCTACTAATGTGGTTCCAAACCCCTCACAACTCGTTCATGAATGGAAAACCGAAAAAAGGCGTTCAGATGTGTTTGCGAAACAAGAGCGTGATTTTTGCAATGATCTGTATGTGCGGTGCAGCAGCACGGTCCTCTAGCGagagaatatttttcaatgcTTGTTAAAAACTAACCCAACTAACTAACATACCATACTAACACCTATCCTCCAGTTATTTATACACGCCCCGTTTTCTCAAGCtggacgggtgtagtgtagccgTTAGAGGTTCCggttcctgcacgatcgatcgaaggttcgagtccgccctagtggtcaccaagcctttcgtccctccgaggtcgataaattggtaactaGTACTTACAGTTATGAATTTTACTACTGTACTTTGAAGAAGAATCCGTATTTTCGAGTTTGAGTTTTTTAGTGCTATCATTTGTAGGAACATAGAATATTCTTTCAGCAGAATCATCGAGATAGggtgctttaaaaaaaccagatGGGCAACGGAAAGTTGAGGGCACTCACAGTTACTGGAAATGTGTGTAGAGACTGCTGTGaggaaaaactagaaaatagaTACGTTTTCAAAGATCACTGATCGCATTCTTTGAGCAATCGCCACTTGGACGCGAGTCCTCATCAGGTACGATTCTTATCACTTGCTCGTGTTGTGTTCAAAGCTATTtgcacacacaaaaaaaaactaatttcaaaacaagtagttttttttttgaagtaagcAGTGTTCGTAAAAGTAAAAGGTGTTTTTCAGATGTTTTCTGCCATTCGGGTGATAATTTCTCATTCATCAAAACAGTTTTACTcggatttttaaatttcgttggttcttgtttttttttcagacggaGTGCAGGGAAGTGTCAGATGAAAAAGGGTTTTTGACAGCATTTGTTGCTGTCTTAACGCTTCAAAAGTGTGGTTTTTTTAACCTCGAAAACAGATCCCAGTTAGGTCGATCTAttttccaattcatttttctccattttctttgACAGCGAACTACATACTGCAAATAAACCTACAGTATACTCTACGACGTCGTTATtctaacaacatttttttacgTCTTTCTGTAGCTTCTGATACGTTttcttggtttcttttttaaaattttttcattactaCAAGTcctccaagttttttttttgagaaaaattttcaactctCGTGTGATATTTTCCGTGCCCAACATAAGTCGGCCAAACACCTTCCCATATCAGCTTCAGTGGCCTTATCACCTCGATTAATTGCGAAAAAGCAAAGATGACACTCCATTTTAATAACCTGAAGGAACGAGAATgaataatgtttaaaaaagtacAGTTCACTTGTAGAGTGAAAAATTCTCTATTAAGGGGGTTTGGAGCATTCTGGAAACATTTCTTGTTTCTACATACACTTTTCActgtaaaggaaaaaaattgctcttgATCTATTTTTCGATCTCGTCcatgaaaaattaaacaacTATGAGTTTCTTGAGTTCAGCATTCATTCTCTGACTCAAAAAATAATGCGATTTTCGAccaatttattcttattttaaaattctacaaagaaattaatgaataCTTCGAAAATGTAACATGTACTGAAGTATTATCTCCTGAAGTATGCTCCAATTTTTATCTTTGAATTCAATTCACTTCTGACGTTTTGTGAAAATACGAAATGCTCGACTATGCCCTTTCTGGCAATACCACTAGCGAAATAtgggaatgaaaaatgaaaaaaaaattgaaaaaaggaagaaggagaCAAGAGTGAATGAAAAAGGAGGGATTAAATCCGGTACAAGGAGATTGGTTCGTATTTTGGttcatatatatttatattgtaGTAAACGAGTCCTTCAACCCTACATAGAAGTGATTTGAAAGGGGTACCACTGAAAAACTGATAAAATGTTGTGGAGTGAGCCACGAGTGGGGCGATTATCAGAAGCAGCGCTGGTTTTTTATAGTACCGCACATAAGCGGACCAAATTGTGATGAAATTTCCTTATCAACGCAGAAATCACAGAGAAACACTTCTTTGTTCCAAGAATTGCGTTTGATTAAATGAGTGATAAGTGAGGATAGAGATCCTGAAACTACACCGCATATTCTTATTTTAGTTTTCACTTTTAatgtttcttttgaagaataCATTAGATTGGAGGCTTCGGGGAAGAATCTGACCTAATTTGTTGCGGTTTTATTCTTACTCCCTCGCCTTATCCAGGACAACATTCATGTATCCATCGAACCCAATGATGTAACCTTGAAGGCGATACGTGATGTTCTCGTACAAGCAAATTTACGAACGTACACgtgcggatgtagcgcagtcggaaCGTTTCTTATTTATAAGTTTGTTTGGAGCAATTAATCTAGTATGTGCAGTGGATCAATGGATACCGTGTGTAAGAGTTTGTAGAGGAACCACCGATAATGAGGTCTTATTGGGGCACAAATTTCATCGTTTTGATTTCTATtgcattatttattctattctttatttatgttttgttcattgacttattattttattatttattcatttgttttacatataatatatacactTGGGTGGAGTCGATGAAGTTGGTAGGAGTTGGTGGTTTagagcagtcggtaagagattccgtaGTGTGACCATGATCGTTCGATGTTTCGAAACCGTCCAAGTGTCAACCAAGCTTTACATCCATTCAGGGTCGATTAATTGGTCTATTAGTCTATCTAAGTCTCTCTAAGTCTATTGGACtcgtctgcgaggataaaaacaccgactcgATGGTTCGGCTAGCCTCGCAATTCACTGTGTAGGTACGCTTTCGTTTTGActtccgtaaacctcaaacgattctcagTTGAGATGAGCGAGGTGGGGCATCCTAAGAGGGTTAAtaaacgccaaacactttactttatccactttattttAATGCAGGCAGCATGCCCTTTGTTCACTACAGCTACATCACATTTTGCTTGTAGTGCATCAATTTTGGCGGAGACATCACCacattttgttcttcttgtgACCAACATCCCAAGGTTTGAAGTAGAAGCAGAGTCTCGGAGACCAACACCAAAATATATGATTCTTTGTATATTCAAACAATAGAAGGACTTTACCCTTGTATTATATGAGTTATTTTTATGGTCTACCTAGATCCAGTGTTCTTCAAGAAACGGGTAAGAGtagattaaaggcattaccccacgaatctgaggtgggacGGAATTCAgttggagtgttcgtatacgagatcgtagattatggagaggtgggtgattccgtccttttctccctgcatcagtggaaacggacaatCCCGGAGccccgtttcttacgacgtcctcaattGCAGCGCACCACATTTGCGCCGCCCCGTCTGCGATTCGTTccaatgggttttcgacgaatcgcaggcggggcatagttgggcggagcgcaaacgttgcgcattgcaacaagccgtcataagaaacagcattccggggttGCCCGTCTCAGGAAGAAacgaacggaatcaccacaCTAGGACTATAAGAAATAAGGTGAAGttaaaacttgttttttttttttgaagtctggTTAGTGCACTAGAGTTATTTGGAATTGGAAGTGATGTCTATTTACGAATGTTTGTTTAACACTGCGCTTGCGGCTCCTTCCTTGCCCGCTTGAATACTTTCATATTCCTGTATGTACAAAAAAGTAAGCAACAAACAAAACCGAAAATGTGCAGAAAAATAGTTCGGTGCATATATGACGTGAAGTATGATTTTTTGTAGGACTGTCGTTCTCCGAAAAAACCGCCTGACATTGGCGGCTGGACTCCGGACAAAATTAGGGACTACCATTAGTTCAGCAAAAaatgtattcttttttcttgcgtgAGTGTCTGTCCTTTGAATTGAATTCTGTTGTGTGTCGTGAGAATTCTAAAGTTCTGGAATGATGTCCAACACACTTCTTATCTCTGCCACAAAAAAGCACAATGTTCACTCCAAACACCCACTTCAATCCGATGGGACGAAGAACACAGAATTGCATCACAGATTATGCTTACCTTCTAGCAGCCatcgaaaaataataataatttgccAGTTCAacactatttctttttccttctgaaatATGCACTGTGGATGACGTCATCCCATAAAATAGTTGCCCTAATCTAATTTTATCACCCTTGAAACTCTGAAAAGGTTCTTTAGGTATCATTTCACATTGGGAAAACAAACAGAATAAGGTTGAATTTTCTAATTGTTTCACAGCTCAAGCACAAATAGTGGGCTAGGATTCTCAATTCGAATAAACGCACCAAAACGGATAAACATATATTCTTTAGGAAACAGAATTCTTCACAGAAGagcttaggaaaaaaaaaacagaaattactAAACCTCTAGTGAGTTTTAATTCGGTTTTGAGCAGTGAAAAGATCTCTCAATAAACTTCTGGCATCTACCTGAGAGAATTCTGAAAATGAGATCAAATTCGAGCAATAAAATCAAGTACATACGTTTGAAAATCACATTATGtaccaataataataaattcctatttgataaacataaaaatattgcgaagaaaaaaattattttattatcactGCTACTTGGTAAAGCTTTGTAATCGACAACATTTGTGGATTTACTACGAATAAagtttaattctttttcagttttaatgcaaaaaagaagcattttcTGAGAAGCCTTTTGCTAACGTAAACGACAATAACAATACGCTCAACGACAAAATCCTCAATGCATTTTTTCAGTAAAAATTTCCGAAGCACTGCTCGAATCGTTAactgtcttaaaggcatcaccccacgaatctgaggtggtacggatttcaggtggagtactcgtatacgagatagtagattatggagaggtggatgattccatccatttcttcctaatttccgaaaaaaaaaacggcacggaagatgcagcgccgcacaaggctggcgcgctccagtcgaattccttgtagaaaatagtgcgcaagAACacccaaagccgtatcttcctggccgttttttacggcaattaggaagaaatggacggaatcatccccctctccatagttttccatcccgtatacgaatactccacctaaaatccctACCATttctgattcgtggagtgatgcctttaagagaaacTCTATTTAAATGAGGTTAATGTCTGCGtcatctttgagaaaaaaaaaaacaaatcctcTGAACGCAAACAATTTCGTGCAATAGTTCCTTACCTCGAGAACATTTACTAATAATCCCtcgacaaatttttttcaacatcaatAAGTGACTGAACTTGTACCTGGCATCGTTAAAAATTTTAACGTTCTCTTTTAGTGTGTGTGGGTTCTCTAAATCGAATTTCATCAGCACCGTACCTCCCTCCTCCATGTTTTGCAAACATTCACTCGCTTCTTGGTAGATCCGCAAAGATGGGGATCTGAAGTGGATACGAGCAGTTTCGCTCAATgcgtttttcattttgacttttgaaaattccatgtttttccTTCAGAGAATAGTTTACATACACAAATTTCCGGTTTTCGTTGATGTGCTAGCTCCGTGGTGCAATCAAGCCCTTTATGAGTAACGGCAGTGAGGTGAGGACCAGCTAAATTGAAGGATGAATGCGGTGTGCGTAGCCTTCGCACCCATCAAGGAAGTTACGTACAAACTGACGGACCAAAGGTCCATGCTCTGTTTGAGTCGACAGTTCATCCagcaatctccaagtcctttCTTCTAGAAACCTCAGCATTGGAACTGTACTTATGTTTTCTTCGTATGCCATTGAGACAGTAGAAATTGAAATATCTGCcgggaaggcattggaagcattctggatttctgtcAGGAATCCATTCATGAACAACAGAAATGAGTGCTCATCAATTACTAAACACAGATCACAGACTAAGATTCTCAATTCGTACATACATAACACACTGATGAGCATACAGTCTTACAAgaatttcatagaaataattgaggaaaaacaaaggaaattgGTGAAATTTTGGTGGGAATTTTTATTCAGCTTTGTCCTGCAAGTATGTATATCTCTCAATAAACGTCGAGGATCATCTTGTGGAAATTCTGAATTTGATCCGCAATCGagcaataaaaacaaacacatacgctgacaacaacaataacaataataatacagcTAACTTGTAGTTTTCGGATCATCTTCTAATAGATTGCTGGGGACTTGTATTAATTCCCACCTCCTTTAGTCAGCGACGACCATTCACCATAATGAAGTGGACAAACTTCAAtcttttttgacttttgatAATCTTGAAACGCATTTTCTGAGAATCTTGATGCCGAGGCAAATGACTACAATAACAGTGGCTACAAAAACTAGTATAACATCGAGAAAATAATACTGCACAAGAGATAGTTGCCGTCCATACGGATCCAGATTGGGTAGGCCACCAAATCTTGAAAATGTTCGACTAAATGTTTGAACGAACAAATTTGAGCTTGAGAGAACTCACCTTGCAGCAAATTCACTGTGTCGCACGACAAGCTCTTTTGCGCTGATTGGTTGATTAAGTAGCATTTTCGATAAACGTTTAGCGTTTTGCGAAAAACTATGATTCAACTAGCTTAACTTCCAAATCACCActaagaggaagaaaaagtgtttGTTCCATGGTGTTACTTCAATTCACGCCTTCATTTTCAACTAAATGTTTCttttgtgcagaaaaaaatgtacctGGCGTTGTTGAAGATTTTCAACAgggtttctttcaatttttcaggCTTCCCTAAatcaaattttgttaacacGATGCCTCCTCCATGTTTAGCAAGCATGTCAGCATTTCTTGGTTGCTCCGCGAAAAGTGGAATCTGAAGATATGACATAGACTCACTAGTGAGTTCTTATCTTCCCTTTCTCAAGATATGAGGCGACTTACAATGATTGCTGGTTTTCCTAGATGTGCTAGCTCGGTAATACTGCCTAATCCTCCGTGAGTAATGAAAACAGTGAGGCGGGGATCAGCTtaacaaatgaaatttcttccgAAGAAATTAATACTCCCACCAATTCAACAAATttctatgttatttatttatctatgtATCACATGATTACTTGTGCATGAACGGAGCGTACACTAGAAAAGATGAGTAGTGGTGGATATATTATTCACTTCAAGAAAATAAGCCTCTAACTACTGGTTTGCTTGAAAAATTCGTTAACAGCTATCCTAAATACTCAAAGCTTAGGAGGAGTGAGTATCTTTTTGAATATAATCATGTGGTCCGAGCCAGTTCTGCTTACGAAAAAGTACTGCATCGCTGACTGCCTAAGGATAGTGAGCCCAACCTTAAATGCTAGATCACGTGTAATCCACTTTTCGGTTTAgaaaagtcagtgtttctcaGGCAAGTATacccataaaataaaaaaatagaatagactGCCTAATTCAGAGCCTCTTTGGCTCCTGGACAATGCATTTTGTATTGGGATATAGTCAAATCAACAAGATCTGACTGTGAGTTGTCCGTAAAgttattctgaaatttttagaGTTGGCATATACGCATCCACATGGACAAGCGCTCATACTATTGCATTCATTTCTACACTGTCGAAGGTTTTCTCACAGTCGACTGAGGTTAGAGCGAAGGGCAGGCGGTAATCTCGGCAAACCTTTGTGGCCcccgacacggtctggatgtgatACGTACAACTGAACCCCCGACACAAttcagcttgttcttgagccTGGGCTTCATctagcgtcctagatatgcacGTGAGAATAGCCttagtgaatactttgtacatGACGTTCAGCCatcatatcggacggtagttcggAAGTTCATCTTAGTCACTTTTCTTATGTATTAGAACGATTCTCGAGTTCTTCTCCTGGTCTCAGATCATTTCTTTGTAAAGAAAGGACGTCCTGTACGTTGCTAGAATTACGTGAAGCTTATGGCCAACAGCCTAAAAAGGGTTTGTTGATCAAGTAAAGTCAGGTCCGGGGGCCGTGCTAattttcatgctcttgatagcgactcctGCTTCCGAAAGGAGAATCCGAGACTTCACCAGTGGGAACGATCGGGTTTGACACAGAAGTTGACGTACGGAAAAGGTTTGAGTGTAGACTTCTCCTTAATAATCTTCATTTCACGACGGGAAAAGTGCAAATCTTGTCTTCGCTCAGCAGCACTGTTAGCACAATATTACATCCGCGGAGGTCCCTttggcacttctttagactcgtttaTCTTTGTGCTGcgtccagaatcttcttctgacTGTGCTTCGAAAGAGCCTCCTGCATCCTGCAGCTAATGTTTGGTGCTAACTGCTCCATGTGTGGTGCATTCGGTGCCTCATTTCAACAATTCTTTGGGGTTTTCGAAATCCGATCAAGGTTTTTCATGCACGGCTTTGAGGCACGTTCACCACAGGCTCGCAGTCCTCTAAGCAGCAGGTCGAAGTCCatgtttgggtcctcctcgatgtgccagtcaccttgagatgaggagtcctcgagtatgcAATTGTCGTAgacgattttttcctctttcgcTGCAGATGTTCTATTTCATCGTGTGGTTAGGTCCTATTCTCACAAGAAGAAGACGGTgctcagaaccactacaaaaagaTGGTACCACCGAGGtcaagcaaacaccacaggtTGGTGAGTAtatggtcgatctccgcacgagtggTGCATTGGCCGATTCTAATGTATACCGACGTTGGTCTCTATGGAAAAAGGGGGAACTCCCATGAAAGATGTGAGCAAGAGCCTGGCGAggcaatttattttttcattcttttcccctagtccaaaccttttaatcctgtattcctcttctgttgcTTTTCCTAGTTTTCCGTTGAAGTCCCGGCTACGAAATTGTGGAAGGACTCCTCATTGTGaatcacttcctccagctcatAAAACGCGTTCAACTTgtaatcatcagctgctgatgttgatgAGTAGCAGTTTACGATGCTAATGGGTTTTTGACGCAGACTTTGCGACGGGACGCTTTCTCCGCGAATGACGAGACGACCGCCATTCAGCTGTCGTACATCGCaacttctgcacttggtctcctccCGAGCAATCAAATATATAATGTGGAATTTGATACgcttcgaaaagaaagaaaagagaattccgAAAAGAGCATCTAGCTCAGCATCCGTGGACGccgttctcgcgttgtaagtacacagtctgagacagtctctaTGGAAACTTGTGGATGTGTTGCCTTCTTCCAGAATCGAAGGCATCCCGAGGAACGTGAGATCGGATCGCCCCTCAACCGGTCACTAAACCGTCCAACGTCCGAGGCGGCAGAGCCTAGTATGCATTGTACTAAGGCAATGCATATGCTGAAGTAGCAAGaggacttttccccaaactaagcagccacgCCATGGCAAGCTTAGCTTTCACTCTTTTCTTGTCGTGGCCCAACCTATGTGGATGAGGGTGCCAAAAAGCCACTTTGAGATATTTTGGCAAGACGGTGGTAAATCTTAGCATTGGTTTAGTCTTAGCTAAACCTTCGCTTCAGAGAAATCGGAATATCGGATGTGTCAAattccttctcagcttgggagactaCGCCGGAGGAAGTACGTCTGCAGTCCATTGCAGTTCGACGCCCTCAGTCACGACAATGCCACT
Coding sequences within it:
- a CDS encoding hypothetical protein (NECATOR_CHRIV.G16768.T1); amino-acid sequence: MMMMMMKKKRKREEEDEEGRKKKEEGKKEEEEEGRRRKRRGRKKKKEEEKKKRNENELRTFPQRPLGNRREHMNDYSRNG
- a CDS encoding hypothetical protein (NECATOR_CHRIV.G16770.T1) encodes the protein MPSILEEGNTSTSFHRDCLRLCTYNARTASTDAELDALFGILFSFFSKRIKFHIIYLIAREETKCRSCDVRQLNGGRLVIRGESVPSQSLRQKPISIVNCYSSTSAADDYKLNAFYELEEVIHNEESFHNFVAGTSTEN